A genomic window from Bradyrhizobium lupini includes:
- the nodU gene encoding nodulation protein NodU yields the protein MRICGIKLTHDGAVALIEDGRVVFCLEQEKLNNNPRYQTIDNLDSVVSALAEHGLNPSDVDQFVIDGWDGEFRSQFEVLSGTTTVKLKGAPYVERQGDSPLASRDRIGLMLDGKLYPYQSYPHVTGHVASAYCTSSFAKSAQSAFCLVWDGCMFPRLYYVEPHGIRFIECLFPMIGHAYAAAGHHFGPYRRADRTSWDLGIAGKLMAYIALGAPDEEIIATFQELYQAHFATDAEGACHKLAQINSSLSPLEALHDFFDACALRLKAKQAEDILASFHVFLERLLVRTIADVVQRHSDLAGVRNLCIAGGCGLNIKWNSAFRATGLFDDVWVPPFPNDSGSAIGAACCALAAQQGFRALEWTVYSGPAVRPSEVPPGWDGAPCTMGELAAILASDKPVIFLAGRAELGPRALGGRSILAAASWEGMKDHLNDVKLREHFRPVAPICLEDRAAEIFSPGVPDPYMLFDHQTRPEWRDKIPAVVHLDGSARLQTVSRTSQHKVVELLIAYEKLTAIPLLCNTSANLHGRGFFPDAAAACQWGRIDHVWCDGLLWTKKHATKDAVRTTSVAVA from the coding sequence ATGCGTATCTGCGGTATCAAGTTGACGCATGACGGGGCAGTCGCTCTGATTGAGGACGGGCGAGTGGTGTTCTGCCTCGAGCAGGAGAAGCTGAACAACAATCCGCGTTATCAAACCATCGACAATCTGGATTCCGTTGTTAGCGCCTTGGCGGAGCACGGGCTCAATCCGAGCGACGTCGATCAGTTCGTCATCGATGGCTGGGATGGAGAGTTCAGATCGCAGTTTGAAGTCCTTAGTGGGACGACGACCGTTAAGCTCAAGGGCGCGCCGTATGTCGAACGCCAAGGCGATAGCCCCCTCGCCTCCCGCGATCGCATCGGCCTTATGCTTGATGGGAAACTATATCCCTATCAAAGCTATCCGCATGTCACCGGGCACGTAGCATCCGCATACTGCACCAGCTCGTTTGCCAAATCCGCACAATCTGCTTTCTGCTTGGTGTGGGACGGCTGCATGTTTCCGCGCCTCTACTATGTCGAGCCGCACGGCATCCGGTTCATCGAGTGCCTGTTTCCGATGATAGGCCACGCTTATGCGGCGGCAGGACATCACTTTGGACCTTACAGGCGGGCAGACCGGACCAGCTGGGATCTCGGCATCGCCGGCAAGCTGATGGCCTATATCGCGCTGGGAGCTCCGGACGAGGAGATTATTGCGACGTTTCAGGAGCTTTATCAGGCGCACTTTGCCACGGATGCTGAGGGCGCTTGTCATAAGCTTGCACAGATCAACAGCTCACTATCACCACTTGAAGCTCTGCACGACTTCTTCGATGCGTGCGCACTGCGATTGAAGGCCAAGCAAGCCGAAGACATCCTTGCGTCATTTCACGTCTTTCTAGAGCGCCTGCTGGTTCGCACAATTGCTGATGTTGTGCAGCGACATTCGGATCTTGCGGGGGTGCGTAACCTCTGCATAGCCGGCGGCTGTGGCCTGAATATCAAGTGGAATAGTGCATTTCGTGCGACCGGCCTGTTCGACGACGTGTGGGTGCCGCCCTTTCCGAACGACAGTGGCTCAGCGATCGGTGCTGCTTGCTGTGCACTGGCGGCACAGCAAGGCTTTAGAGCTCTGGAATGGACGGTCTACAGTGGACCGGCCGTTCGTCCCAGCGAAGTCCCGCCCGGATGGGACGGCGCGCCCTGCACTATGGGCGAACTTGCGGCAATCCTCGCGAGTGACAAGCCCGTGATCTTCCTTGCCGGGCGTGCCGAGCTCGGACCACGTGCGTTGGGTGGCAGAAGCATTCTCGCGGCTGCGAGCTGGGAGGGAATGAAAGACCATCTCAACGACGTCAAGCTTCGAGAGCATTTCAGGCCGGTAGCGCCGATATGCCTGGAGGATCGTGCGGCGGAGATTTTTAGCCCTGGAGTACCCGATCCGTACATGCTGTTCGATCACCAGACGCGACCGGAATGGCGGGACAAAATTCCCGCGGTCGTGCATCTCGATGGATCTGCTCGCCTACAGACCGTTTCCAGAACATCTCAGCATAAAGTGGTCGAGCTTCTCATCGCGTACGAGAAGCTCACAGCCATTCCCCTGCTTTGCAATACCAGCGCCAATTTGCATGGACGCGGCTTTTTCCCGGATGCTGCCGCCGCGTGCCAGTGGGGACGCATCGATCACGTGTGGTGTGACGGCCTGCTTTGGACGAAAAAGCACGCGACCAAGGACGCGGTGCGAACAACGTCCGTCGCGGTCGCGTAA